In Catenulispora sp. MAP5-51, the genomic stretch GCGTCCCCGGTACAGCTTTCCGTCGGGGGAGCGTGTGCCCTCCGGGTAGATGCCGAACAGGCCGCCGCCTTCGAGCACCGCCACGGCTCCCTCCAGGGCCGCCGTGGTGGCGTTGCGGGTGCCGGAGCGGTCGATGGGGACCGCGCCGGCGAAGCGGGAGTAGAAGTACTTGTTCCACATGCCCTTCAGGCCGCGGGTGTTGAAGTACTCCGCCTTGGCGATGAAGGTGACGTGGCGGGGGACCACCACCGGGATGAAGAAGGAGTCTGAGAACGACAGGTGGTTCGCGGCCAGGATCGCCGAGCCGGTGGCGGGGATGTGCTCCAGGCCCTCGACCCGCGGCCGGTAGACGAGCTTCACGAGGGGCTCGACGAAGAACTTCGCCGCCTGGTACACGGACATCTGCGCGCTGACCTCATTCTTTTGGGGCGGCGGGTCGGTGGGACGCCGTCGAGACTAGCGGATCGGCCTGGGTGGTCGGTGCCGGCCGCGCACGGCCGGATGCGGGCTGTTTCGGCGTTATGCGGAGGCGCTTGTCACGGCGCCGGATTGACCCGCAGCAGCCCCTCCTGCACGACCGTGGCCACCAGCGTCCCCTCCCGCGTGAACAGCCGGCCGGTGGCCAGCCCGCGGGCCCCCGAGGCCGAGGGCGAGGCCTGGTCGTACAGCAGCCACTCGTCGGCGCGCGCCGGGCGGTGGAACCAGATGGCGTGGTCCAGCGAGGCGATCTGCACTTCCTTGTGCGGCAGCAGCTTGTGCCGGATCAGCGTGGTGGACAGCAGCGTCAGGTCCGAGACGTACGCCAGCACCGCGGTGTGCAGGTGCGGGTCGTCCGGCAGCGGTGCGGACGTGCGC encodes the following:
- a CDS encoding lysophospholipid acyltransferase family protein; translated protein: MSVYQAAKFFVEPLVKLVYRPRVEGLEHIPATGSAILAANHLSFSDSFFIPVVVPRHVTFIAKAEYFNTRGLKGMWNKYFYSRFAGAVPIDRSGTRNATTAALEGAVAVLEGGGLFGIYPEGTRSPDGKLYRGRTGIAEIALRSGAPIIPIGIVGTDRVQPPGKKIPRLSRVTIRIGAPLDLAEAKALSKPALVRRAITDEVIEEIQKLSGQEYRPVYASDVKEGKAAA